The sequence below is a genomic window from Qipengyuania flava.
GAATGGCCGTGGCCGATCGTTCATCGGGATCGAAACGCAAAGTCACCAGTGCCGGTGCGCTCCATCTGCCCCTGGTCACAAAGCTGGACAGCGGCACGGAAAAGCGCCTCAGCCAGGCCATCGCGGGGCTCGCGATTGCAGCACCGTCATAGCCGGGCCGGGCGATGACCGCAATCGGCATCCTGCGCGCGATCCCCCGCCAGTCGCGCCAGCGGTGGAACTGGGCGAGGTTGTCGGACCCCATCAGCCACACGAAATCATGCTTGGGATAGCGGCGCTTGAGGGCTCCCAGCGTGTCGACCGTATAGCGCGTGCCGAGCTCGCGCTCGATCGCGGTGACACGGATCGGGGCGCGGCGCGCCTGGACCATCGCCGAATGCACGCGGGCCGCCAGCGGCGCCATGCCCGCCTTCGGCTTCAGAGGATTGCCAGGAGAGACCAGCCACCAGACCTCGTCGAGGTCGAGCGCACGGGCGACGAACAGCGAAATTCGACGATGCCCGCCATGCGCCGGGTTGAAACTGCCTCCGAGCAGCCCGATTCGCGCCTTGGGAGCGTTCACAACAGCCTCATTTCCGATTTGTCGAATTTATACAATGACTTGAGGGTCCGGAGGCGAGCGAATCGCAAACCATTGGTAAACAAGAACTTATCATTTGGTTCCCGGCTGGCTTCGAAGGATACGCCGCGACGAAACGACTCGTCCCGCTGAGGCTTCAACTCGTGGATTCTATGGGAACCACGATTCGATTTACTAACCAACCTTTGTTAGCGCTCTCTCCGGGACGTGAAAGACCAAAAGGGACGGGTCGCTTTGAGCAACAAGATTGCCACCACTGGCTGGGGGGACCGTTTGCGTAGCTGGTTCCCGGACCGCGAATTTTTCATGCGGTCGGAAGGCCAGGTTCGCTTCATCACCATCTCCTCGCGCGTGCAGATGACCGCCGCCGCCATTGCACTGGCGGCGCTTGTCGTTTGGGCGGTATCGATGGCCGTTGCCGGCTGGACGCAGTACCGCGCCACCGCCGACCGCCTGTCGCTGCTCGACCGCGAAGCCAAGGTTGCCACCGCGACCGAGCGCGTGAACGCCTACCGCGAAGACATTGACGCGGTCGCCACCGACCTCGTCAAGCGCCAGGAATTCATCGAAGACATGGTCGCCTCGCTGCCCGAAGACGTGAAAGCGGTTTCGAACGTCAGCGATTCGTCGAGCGAAGCCGCCGCAACGGTCGACAAGGTCAGCGCCTCGATCCCCGAAGCCTCGACCCTTGCCCGCATCGAAGCGCGCCAGCTCGCCTTTGTCGAAGGCCTCACCCGCTATGCCGATTGGCGCGCCCAGCGCGCTGCCGCCGCTCTCAAGCAGCTCGGCCTCAACCCGGACAGCATGATCCGTAACGCCGACCGCACCGCAATGGGTGGTCCGCTTGAACGGCTGGTCACCAACGCCGACGGCACCATCGACCCGCGCTTCGAACGCCTGGGCCTTTCGATCGCCCGCATGTCGGCGCTGGAAAACGGCCTTGCCGGCGTCCCGCAGGTAACCCCGGCGCACAAGGACATGATTTCGAGCGGCTTCGGCTATCGCCGCGATCCGTTCAACGGCCGCGGCGCCATGCACAAGGGCCTCGACTTCAAGGGCGCCATCGGCACTCCGATCCGCGCAGCCGCAGCCGGCCGCGTCAGCTTCGTTGGCTGGAAGGGCGGCTACGGCAAGACCGTCGAGATTACGCACGGCAACGGCCTGATGACGCGCTATGCGCATATGTCGCGTTTCGATGCCAAGGTTGGCCAGCGCGTGACCGCCGGCGACAGCATCGGCGCCATCGGCAACACCGGCCGTTCGACCGGCCCGCACCTCCACTTCGAAGTGCGCATCAACAATCGCGCGGTAAACCCGCGCACCTTCCTGGAGACAGCCCCCAATGTTCTCGAAGAAATCCGACGAGCTCCCCAGCTCGCCAGCGCCAAGTAATTCGGGACGAGAGCGCATGGCCAGCAAGGGTAACTCGACTTTCTCCGTCCTCGGTTCGGATCTCGCGATCACCGGCGACATCAAGGCTTCGGCCGATCTTCACATCGACGGCAGCGTCGAGGGCGACATCGCCTGCTCGTCGCTCGTGCAGGGCGAAACCAGCACGGTGAAAGGCGCAATCAAGGCCGAGAGCGCGCGCCTGGCCGGCGCCGTCGAAGGTTCGATCACGGCGCGCGAACTGGTGATCCTCAAGACCGCCAAGATCACCGGCGATGTCTTCTACGACGCGCTGACCATCGAACAGGGCGCGCAGGTCGAAGGCCGCTTTGCCCACCGCGATGCCAAGGCGAAAGCGCCGGCTGCCGCGGCAACCGGCAAGCCGGAGATCACGGTCGCCGGTTGACCCACACAGTTTGGAGGGGATGAGGGCCGCCTGCGCGAACTGCGCCGGCGGCCTTCTTTTTGCCCTTAGCCCAGGACTTCGGCGCGCAGGGCCTTGCGGTCGAGCTTGCCGATGATCGTGCGCGGAAGATCCTCGCGAAGCACGATCTCATCGACCCGCTCGTGCTTGCCGACCCGGGCGTTGAGCCAGGCCTTGAGCTCCTCGGCCGTCTCTTGGGCGCCCTCGTTGAGGACAGCGTAGGCCACCGGGCACTCGCCCCGGTAATCATCGGGCCGGCCGATCACGAGCACTTCCTTGACCGCCGGGTTTTCGAGGAGGACGTCCTCGACCTGGCTCGGGAAGACCTTGAACCCGCCTACCGCGATCATGTCCTTGATGCGGTCGACGATCTCGAGGAAGCCGTCCCCGTCCATCACCGCGACATCGCCGGTGCGAAGGTACCGCTTGCCATCCCGCTCCACGAAGGTCTCGCCATCGGTGTCGGGGCGGTTCCAGTATCCGCGCATGATCTGCGGCCCGTGGATCGCCAGTTCACCCGGCTCGCCTTCGGGCGCAAGCTTCGTAGCGTCCTCCTTGTCGAGGAAGATGACTTCGGTGCCCATCACGAGCTGGCCGATCGTCCCCTTCTTGCGCATGCCCTCATAAGGGTTGGCCGAGACCACGCCGGAGCTTTCGGTGAGGCCATAGCCTTCGACCACACGGATACCGGTGACCTCTTCGAACTTGGTGTGCACGGGCGCGGGCATGGGCGCGCCGCCCGAAATGCAGACCTTGATCGAGGAGACATCGGTTTTGGCGAGATCGGGATGGTCGAGCAGCGCCTGAAACATGGTCGGCACGCCCGGAAACCCGGTTGTCTTGTACTTGGCGATCGTCTTCAGCACTTCGCCGGCCTCGAAGCGCGGCACCATTGCGATCGAGGCGCCGGTCACCATGGCGTGGTTGAGCAGCGCGGTGTTCGCAAAGACATGGAAGAAGGGCAGCGCGCCCATGAAGACCTCGCCCGTCGGGTCGCCAAAGGGGTTGAGGCCCGCAGTCTGCTGCGCGTTCATCGAAAGCTGCGAATGGCCGAGCATCGCGCCTTTCGGCCGCCCGGTCGTACCGCCAGTGTACTGGAGCAACGCGATATCATTTGCCGCATCGATTGGCGGGAAGGCAGCTTTTGCCGGATCGGCAAGCGTGTCGCGCCAGGCAAGCGTCGTGTCCGAGAAGGCCACTTTGGCAATCTTGTTGCGGCCGAGCGTCTTCAAGAGCAGGCCCTTGTGCCAGGGAAGCGCATCGCCGAGCGAGCCGACGACCAGTGTTTCGAGCTGCGAGCTTTCGAGAACCTGCGCGGCAGTCGCGTAGAGCTCCGGAACGTCGACGGTCACCAGCAGGCGGGTGCCCGAATCGGCGACCTGCCAGCTCAGTTCCTCGACCGTGTAGAGCGGCGAGAAGTTCACCACGATCGCTCCGGCGAGCATCGCGCCGTAATAAGCCGAGGCGTAGATCGGCACATTGGGCAGGAACAGGCCGACGCGGTCGCCCGGCTCGATCCCGTGCGCAATCAGCCCGGCAGCGAAGGCCCGAGCCTCCGCGTGGATGTCCCGGTAGGTGAAGGTGCGCCCGAGGAAATGCAGGAACGGCGCGTCCGGATTGCGGGCGGTTGTCGCCGCCAGCATGTCCGGCAGGCTCGCCGGTTCGAACTGCGCATCCCAAGGGGTGGGATGGTTGTACGCGTAGCTATTTACATCCATGTCAGTAGCATGGCGCATTGCTCTCTAAACGCAAGCAAAAAGGCGGGAGAAGCGCCGTGCCTCTCCCGCCTTTCCAATCCTGTTGCGAAAGCGGATCAGGCCGGGTCGGTTTCGTCCGTCTCGCCGGCTTCTTCCGAGGCGCGCTTGGCTTCGAGCCAGGCAGCGGCTTCGGCTTCCTGAGCGGCTTCGGCAGCGGCCTTTTCGTTAGCATCGCGTTCGGCGCGCAGTTCCTCGATCAGCTTCTCGCGATCGCTGGTGCCGCTTGCGGCAACCGGCGCTTCTTCGCCGTCTTCGCTCACCGGAATGTTCTTGGCCGCCTTGGCGACCACGGCGTCGAGTTCGCGCTGCGAGCACAGGCCCAGCGTGACCGGGTCCTTGGGCTGGATGTTCTGGATGTTCCAGTGGCTGCGCTCGCGGATCGCCGTGATCGTGTTGCGCGTGGTGCCGATCAGCTTGCCGATCTGCGCGTCGGAAATTTCCGGATGGTTGCGCAGGATCCAGGCGATGCCATCGGGCTTGTCCTGGCGCTTGGAGACCGGCGTGTAGCGCGGGCCCTTGGTGCGGCTGACCGCGACCGGTGCGCGCTGCATCTTCAGGCGGTACTCGCTGTCGGCCTGGCCGCGCTCGATCTCCTCCTGCGTCAGTTCGCCCGAGTGCACCGGGTCACGGCCCGTGTACTTGCTGCCCGCGAGGTCGTCGGCCATGGCCTGGACTTCGAGGATGTGCAGGCCGCAGAATTCGGCGATCTGTTCGAACGACAGGCCGGTGTTGTCGACCAGCCAGGTGGCGGTCGCATGCGGCATCAGCGGTTTGACTTGGTCGGCCATGAATATGCCTTTTCTCGTATCCGAAAATAGAAGGGCCGCCCCTCGCGGGACGGCCGTTATCGTGCCGATGTAGGCGAGGGGAGCGGATTCGGCAAGCGTTTCGCTAGGCGGCGGGCAGTTCGACCGGCTCGAAGGCAGCAAGGCCGCTGAGGAATTGTCCGGTAGCTGCCGACCAGCTGAAGCTTGCCCCGTACTCTGCACAGGCCTGCCGGTTGCAATAGAGCGCCGAGGCAATCGCGCGGTCCAGGTGCTCGCTCATAGCGCCAACATCGAGCGTCACGATGTCGCGCGGCCCCGCAACCGGGAAAGCGGCGACCGGCGTCCCGCAGGCGAGCGCTTCGATCATGACGAGGCCGAAGGTGTCGGTCTTGCTCGGGAACACGAAGACATCGGCCCCGGCGTAGCACCCCGCCAGCGCGCGGCCCGAGCGGCGCCCGAGAAAGTGCGCTTCAGGGTATCTTGCCTTGAGCGAGGCGAGCGATGGTCCGTCGCCAACCACCACCTTGCTGCCGGGATAGTCGGCCTCGAGAAAGGCTTCGATGTTCTTCTCCACCGCGACGCGCCCGACATAGAGCTGGATCGGGCGCGGCAGGTCGGCGAATTCGGGCGGCGGCGGCGCGTCCGGCGTGAAGCAGGACAGATCGACGCCGCGGCTCCAGCGGTGCAGCTGGGTGAGGCCATGCGCGCGCAGCTCCTCGCAAATGCTCTCGGTCGCGACCAGCACGCGCTTCGCCGGACGGTGGAACCACTGGATGTAGCGCCAGAACCATTCGGCCGGCAGGTGCGTGCGCTTGGCAAGGTAATCCGGGAACTGCGTGTGGTAGGCGGTGGTGAAGCGAATGCCGTGCTTCGCGCAGTACCGCCGTGCCGTCATGCCGAGCGGGCCTTCGGTCGCAATATGGATCGCCTCGGGCGAAAATTCGCGCAGGCGACCGGCAACCGCGCCCGGCCTTGTGAGCGCGAGCCTGATCTCGGGATAGGTCGGGCACGGCAGCGAAGCAAACTGGTCTGGCGAGACGACCATCACCTCGTGCCCCTGCTCGCGCAGTTGCTCGCAGGTCGTGGTGAGCGTGCGCACCACCCCGTTCATCTGCGGGAGCCAGGCGTCTGTCACGATGGCGATCCGCTGCGGAACGGTGAAGGGCTGTTCGGCGTGAAAGTTGGTGCTCACGCGGCCTCCGGGACCCGTTTCGTGGCGTCAATGCGCCGGGTTTCGCGCCGCGCGACTTCCTCCGGCCAGTTGAGGATCTCCATCGTCCCGTCGAAATGCTCGACCAAGGCGTTGCACCCTTCGACCCAGTCGCCGTCGTTCCAGTATTCGACCTCTTTGCCTTCATGCGTGAAGGTGCGCGCTTCGGCGGTGTGGATGTGGCCGCACACCACCCCGTCGACGCCGCGTTCGGCCGCAGCGCGGGCAACCACTTCCTCGTATTTCGAGATGAACTCGACCGCGTTCTTGACCTTATGCTTGGCCGCCTTGGAGATCGACCAATAGGGCAGGCCGAGCCGCTTGCGAGCGCCGGCCACCCAATTGTTGAGCTTCATCATCACGTGGTAGAGCGCGTCACCGACGAAGGCGAGCCAGCGGTGGGCGAGCATGATCGTATCGAACTCGTCGCCGTGCAGGACCATCAGGCGGCGCCCGTCCGCGGTCTCGTGAAAGGCGGCGCGCTGGATTTCGACCCCGCCGAAATTCATGCCGGCAAAGGGGCGCACCATCTCGTCGTGATTGCCCGGGATGTAGACGATGCGCGTGCCGCGTTTCGCACGCTTGAGGATGCGCCAGACGATGTCGTTGTGTTCGCGCGGCCAGTAGAACTTCTTCTTCAGTCGCCAGCCATCGATGATGTCGCCGACGAGGTACATGGTGTCGCTGTCGGTATGGTCGAGGAAATCGATCAGCAGCTCGTGGTTGCACCCCTTGGTGCCGAGGTGGACGTCGCTGATCCAGATGGTGCGGTACCGCTTGCGTTCACCCGTGGTGCGCTCGGGTACGGACGGTTTGATCGACGGGAAACTGGCAACCTTGTGCGCAGCGTCGAAGTGCTTGGGCAGGTCGTTCATGAGCGTGGCCCCCGAAAGAGTTCGGAAGCAACCCATGGCGCAAGAATGTTACGTGCGATTCACAAAGCCGTGACGAAACAGGGACATTGCGACGGTTGCGGGTCAGGCCATCGCCACGAAACCGGGCAGCGCCTTTACCCGCTCGATCCAGCGTTCCACCGCCGGATAGTCACTGAGCGCGAAGCCCCCGTCCTCGGCCACGTGGGTGTAGGCAAACAGCGCAATGTCGGCGAGCGTCGGACCATCGCCGACAAACCAGCCGGACTGCGCCAGGTGCCCGTCCATCAGTTTGAGCGCTTCGCATCCCGCGATGCGCTTGGCCATCATCTGCGCTTTCTGCTGGGGCGAAAGCTTGGCCTCGCCAACGAAATGCAGCCAGAACCGCATCGTCGCGATGTTGGGCTCGTGGCTGTACTGCTCGAAGAACATCCAGCGCAGCATGTCCGCCTGGTCGAACCGGTTGCCCGGGATCAGCGGACTGCCTTCGGCAAGGTACCAGCAGGCCGCGTTGCTTTCCGGCAGGAAGCGCGCACCGATCTGCAGGACCGGGATGCGGCCGTTGGGATTGACGCTGCCGAGAAACTCCGGCGTGCGCGTTTCGCCGGCAAGGATATCGTACTGGCGGGTTTCGAGCGGCAGCCCGACCAGCGCCGCGGTCAGCTTGATCTTGTAGCAATTGCCGCTGCGCGGATCCTCGTGGAGCGTGAGGTCAGCCACCGGCAACTTCCAGCACGATCTTGCCGATGTGATCGCCGCCTTCCATCCGCGCGTGCGCGGCGCCGGCTTCGGCGAGCGGGAAGGTCTGGTCCATCACCGGGGCGATGCTGCCATCCTCGAACAGCGGCCAGGCGTGGTTGTAGATTTCATCGGCGAGCAGCGCCTTGAACTCGTCTGAACGCGGGCGCAGCGTCGAGCCGGTGAGCGAGAGGCGCTTGCGCATGACGGTCGCCATATTGATCTCGGCCTTGAGCCCGCCCAGCACGGCAATGGTCACATGGCGTCCGTCTTCGGCGAGGCATTCCATGTTGCGCGCGACATAATCGCCCGAAACCATGTCGAGCACGACGTTGACGCCCTTGCCGCCGGTAAAACCCTTCACCTCTTCGACGAAGTCCTGCGTCTTGTAATTGACCGCAAGGTCCGCGCCGAGTTCGCGGATGGCTTCGCATTTCTCGTCCGAACCGGCGGTGGCGATGACTGCGATATCGAACGCCTTGGCGAGCTGGATTGCCATGGTGCCGATGCCGCTCGTTCCGCCGTGGACGAGCAGGCTGTCGCCATCGCTCGCCCAGCCGCGTTCGAAGACATTGTGCCACACGGTGAAAAGCGTTTCGGGAATCGCCGCCGCGACGTCGAGCGGCATGTCTTCGGGAACATGGAGGCAGTGCGCGGCGTGGGCGAGGCAGTATTCGGCGTAACCCCCGCCCGAAACCAGCGCGCAGACCCGGCGGTTGAGCATTTCGGGCGGCGTTCCTTCGCCGACCGCCACCACCGTGCCCGACACCTCAAGCCCGGGAATCGGCGAGGCGCCGGGCGGGGGCGGGTAGAAGCCCTGCCGCTGGATCACATCGGGCCGGTTGATCCCGGCGTAGGCCACCTTGATCAGGACCTGGTTGGCGCCCGGTTCGGGCAAGGGAAGCGTTTCAGGGCGCAGGACATCCGGCCCCCCCGGATTGTCGAAACCCATGGCCGTCATCGTATCGGGCAAATTCTCTGCCACTCGAGCCCCCAGTCGCTGGTCTGCCGGCGTGGCGTCAGGGCCACGTTGCAGTGCAATACCGCTGGTACCCGTTGACAGCAACCGGCCATCCGCGCGACATTGGCTTTCGATGGATGAAGATGATCGTCCGCGCCTCAAGGGCGATGCCGCGAGCAAGCTCGCAACCGAAGACCTCGGCCCCTATTCGCAAGACGAGTTGGAAGAGCGCATCGCGCTGCTCAAGGCCGAAATCGCCCGCGTCGAAAAACACCGCCTCTCGGCCGCCGCGCATCGCGACGCGGCCGAAGCGTTGTTCGGACGAAAGGAATAGTTGGCGATGCGGGGGCTGAAAAAATCCACCTCCGCACCCATATCGCTGCTGCATACAGCTTTGGCTAACCTTCGGCCCATAGGCTGTCCTCTGCTCGCCTCCTGCGAGCCCGCCAAGAAAGACATGTGAATGCCCAGCTTTGCCGCCAATCTCGAAAAGACCCTCCACGCCGCGCTGACCGATGCGGGCGAGCGCAAGCACGAATACGCCACGCTCGAGCACCTGCTGCTGGCGCTGATCGACGATGAGGACGCAGCCCAGGTGATGACCGCCTGCGGCGTCGACCTCACCGAATTGACCGCGGTGGTGAAGCAGTATCTCGAACAGGAATACCAGTCGCTGCAATCGGACGAGAGCGCCGACCCGCAGCCGACCGCCGGTTTCCAGCGCGTCATCCAGCGCGCCATCCTGCACGTGCAGTCCTCGGGCAAGGACACGGTGACGGGCGCGAACGTGCTGGTGGCGCTGTTCTCCGAACGCGACAGCTACGCCGTCTACTTCCTCCAGCAGCAGGACATGAGCCGGCTCGATGCGGTGAGCTTCATCAGCCACGGCATCGGCAAGGGCGGCAAGCAGATCGAGAACCGCCAGCCCGAAGGCGCGGAAGGCGCCGAAGCGCAGGGCGAGGACAAGCCGGGCGAGAAGGGCAAGAAGGAAACCGCGCTCGACCAGTTCACGGTCAACCTCAACCAGAAGGCCGAAGACGGGCGCATCGATCCGCTGATCGGCCGCGGCCCCGAAGTCGACCGCACGGTGCAGATCCTCTGCCGCCGCTCGAAGAACAACCCGCTCTATGTGGGCGATCCCGGCGTCGGCAAGACCGCCATCGCCGAAGGCCTCGCGCGCAAGATCGTCGAGGGCGAAGTGCCCGAAGTGCTTCAGGACGCGGTGATCTACTCGCTCGACATGGGCGCGCTGCTCGCCGGCACGCGCTATCGCGGCGACTTCGAGGAACGGTTGAAGCAGGTCGTCAACGAGCTTGAAGGCATGCCCGAGGCGATCCTCTTCATCGACGAAATCCACACGGTCATCGGTGCCGGCGCAACCAGCGGCGGTGCTATGGACGCCTCGAACCTCTTGAAGCCCGCGCTGTCCAGTGGCGCGATCCGCTGCATCGGCTCGACCACCTACAAGGAATTCCGCAACCACTTCGAAAAGGACCGCGCGCTGCTGCGCCGCTTCCAGAAGATCGACGTGAACGAGCCCACTGTCGAGGATACGATCAAGATCCTCAAGGGCCTCAAGACCGCGTTCCAGGATCACCACAAGGTAACCTACACCGCCGACGCGCTGAAGACGGCCGTCGAGCTGTCGGCACGCTACATCAACGACCGCAAGCTGCCCGACAAGGCGATCGACGTGATCGACGAGGTCGGCGCAATGCAGATGCTGGTGCCGCCCAGCCGTCGCAAGAAGAAGATCACCGCGCGCGAGATCGAGGCCGTGATCGCGACCATGGCGCGCATCCCTCCCAAGTCGGTGTCGAAGGACGACAAGAAGGCGCTCGAGAACCTCGAACGCGACCTGAAACACGTCGTCTTCGGCCAGGACGCGGCGGTGCACAAGCTGTCGACCGCAATGAAGCTCAGCCGCGCAGGCCTGCGCGATCCGGACAAGCCGATCGGTTCGTTCCTCTTCTCCGGCCCCACCGGCGTCGGCAAGACCGAAGTCGCCCGCCAGCTTTCGAGCATCATGGGCATCGAGCTGAAGCGCTTCGACATGTCGGAATATATGGAGCGCCACAGCGTTTCGCGCCTCATCGGCGCGCCTCCGGGCTATGTCGGTTACGACCAGGGCGGCCTGCTGACCGATGCGGTCGATCAGAACCCGCATTGCGTGCTGCTGCTCGACGAAATCGAAAAGGCGCACCCGGACCTGTTCAACATCCTGTTGCAGGTGATGGATAACGGCCGTCTGACCGACCACCACGGCAAGACCGTCGACTTCCGCAACGTCGTGCTCATCATGACCACCAACGCCGGCGCTGCCGACATGGCGCGTCAGGGCATCGGTTTCGGCGATGTGAGCAAGGAAGACGCGAGCGAGGACGCGGTGAAGCGCATGTTCACGCCGGAATTCCGCAACCGCCTCGATGCGATCGTGCCCTTCGGCTATCTCGGCAAGGAAACCGTCGCCCGCGTGGTCGACAAGTTCATCCTCCAGCTCGAACTGCAGCTGGCCGAGCAGAATGTCGACATCCAGTTCGACAAGGATGCGCGCGCCTGGCTGGCCGACAAGGGCTACGACCGCCTCTACGGGGCCCGCCCGATGGGCCGCCTGATCCAGGAAAAGATCAAGCAGCCGCTGGCGGAAGAGCTCCTCTTCGGCAAGCTGGCCGATGGCGGCGAGGTTTCGGTGACGATGAAGGACGGCAAACCCGCCTTCGAACTCACCCCCGCCCCGCCCAAGGCCCAGAAGCGCCCGGCCCGCAAGGCCGCCGCGAAGAAGAAGGCTGCGCCGAAGAAGGCGGCTCCCAAGAAGCCGGAAGCCGGCAAGGACGACGCAGCCGCCGGCGGCGACAAGGGCGAAGGCTAAGCGCCGCGCGCCTGCGCAATGGTTGCGGCGATATTCGCCGCGGCCCGTTCGACCGAAAACCGCGCGTCGTAGAGCGCGAGCGCGTTGCGGCGTAGGGCGAGCGTTCCTTCGGGATCGCTCGCCAGCCCGGCTATCCGGTTGGCAAGCTCCTGTGGGTCGTCGGGCGAAAAGGTGTAGCCCGTCTCCCCCTTGATGACGGTTTCGTTTGCCGCCCCGTCCTTGTCGGACACCAGCAAGGCGAGGCCATAACCAAGGCCCTCGAAGCTCGAAAGCGAGCGGTAATCGAGCTGCGTCGGGTTCACGAGGGCGTCCGCCTCGGAGTAATACCGTCCGAGCTCGCCATACCGGCTGTGGCCAGCAAAGGTGACGCACCCCGCCAGTCCGTTCTCGCGCACGGCTACTTCGAGCACGCCGCGCTCGGGTCCATCCCCAACACAGGTCAGCTGGACCCGATCGCGCAGCTCGGATGGCAGAAGCGCTAGCGCCTGGATCAGCGCCTGCGGATTCTTGCGCGGGGTCAGGCTGTTCGCAAACAGAAGGCGTAGCGGCCCCTCCCGTAGCGCCGGCTCGGCCGCCGGACCGGGCGGGCGCGAGGTGAGGTAGGGCCCGACATCGATCTTTGCGCTATCGGCACCGAGCGTATCGACGAGATAGCGCGCACCGCCCTCGTTGTTGGTTCGAATCCTGTCGACCAGCCGCACGGCGCGGCGCTTCAAGGCGAGCACGGCGGGCGAGGCACTACCGCCCCTCCCGGATGGATCGGATTCGACCAGCAGCACCCGCTTTGTGCCCCGCGAGGAAAGCGAGCCGAACAGCGCCAGCAAGGAAATCGGAGTAAATTCGATCGCCACCAGCACTTCGGGAGCCGCTGCAGCTACCCGCGCCGCCAGGGTCGGCGATGCCGCGTGCACCGCGCGCGCGTATCCACTGCGCGAGGGCATCTCGATAGAGCGGCGGCGGTAGAGGGGGCGCAGGTCGAGCCCGCGCGGATTCTCGAACGCGACCGAGCGGTCCACGGCAACCGCCAGGCCCGGCTCGAGCGCGCGCAGGGCGGCAAAGATCTCGCCGTAATACATGAGGTCGCCGCCATAGCCGTAGCTGTGCGACACAAGGAGGACCGAGCCCTTGCCACCTGTACCGGAGGTATCGCCGCTGACCATCGGCCCGGTCATAGCAGGCGCTTTGCGCGCGCCAAGCGGAACCGCACGCCGGTGCCGCGGGTTTCGCTAGGCAATGCCCCGCGCGCCCTTTTCCTGGATCAAGCCCGAACCCCACGGGATCTATGTCGAACCGGCGGACTGCTGGGTCGACCCCAGTCGCGCGGTGGACAAGGCCCTCGTCACCCATGGTCATGCCGACCATGCGCGCGGCGGCCATGGGAAAACCGTGGCGACCCCCG
It includes:
- a CDS encoding NAD(P)H-quinone oxidoreductase, with the translated sequence MTAMGFDNPGGPDVLRPETLPLPEPGANQVLIKVAYAGINRPDVIQRQGFYPPPPGASPIPGLEVSGTVVAVGEGTPPEMLNRRVCALVSGGGYAEYCLAHAAHCLHVPEDMPLDVAAAIPETLFTVWHNVFERGWASDGDSLLVHGGTSGIGTMAIQLAKAFDIAVIATAGSDEKCEAIRELGADLAVNYKTQDFVEEVKGFTGGKGVNVVLDMVSGDYVARNMECLAEDGRHVTIAVLGGLKAEINMATVMRKRLSLTGSTLRPRSDEFKALLADEIYNHAWPLFEDGSIAPVMDQTFPLAEAGAAHARMEGGDHIGKIVLEVAGG
- the clpA gene encoding ATP-dependent Clp protease ATP-binding subunit ClpA, which produces MPSFAANLEKTLHAALTDAGERKHEYATLEHLLLALIDDEDAAQVMTACGVDLTELTAVVKQYLEQEYQSLQSDESADPQPTAGFQRVIQRAILHVQSSGKDTVTGANVLVALFSERDSYAVYFLQQQDMSRLDAVSFISHGIGKGGKQIENRQPEGAEGAEAQGEDKPGEKGKKETALDQFTVNLNQKAEDGRIDPLIGRGPEVDRTVQILCRRSKNNPLYVGDPGVGKTAIAEGLARKIVEGEVPEVLQDAVIYSLDMGALLAGTRYRGDFEERLKQVVNELEGMPEAILFIDEIHTVIGAGATSGGAMDASNLLKPALSSGAIRCIGSTTYKEFRNHFEKDRALLRRFQKIDVNEPTVEDTIKILKGLKTAFQDHHKVTYTADALKTAVELSARYINDRKLPDKAIDVIDEVGAMQMLVPPSRRKKKITAREIEAVIATMARIPPKSVSKDDKKALENLERDLKHVVFGQDAAVHKLSTAMKLSRAGLRDPDKPIGSFLFSGPTGVGKTEVARQLSSIMGIELKRFDMSEYMERHSVSRLIGAPPGYVGYDQGGLLTDAVDQNPHCVLLLDEIEKAHPDLFNILLQVMDNGRLTDHHGKTVDFRNVVLIMTTNAGAADMARQGIGFGDVSKEDASEDAVKRMFTPEFRNRLDAIVPFGYLGKETVARVVDKFILQLELQLAEQNVDIQFDKDARAWLADKGYDRLYGARPMGRLIQEKIKQPLAEELLFGKLADGGEVSVTMKDGKPAFELTPAPPKAQKRPARKAAAKKKAAPKKAAPKKPEAGKDDAAAGGDKGEG
- a CDS encoding DUF1192 domain-containing protein; the protein is MDEDDRPRLKGDAASKLATEDLGPYSQDELEERIALLKAEIARVEKHRLSAAAHRDAAEALFGRKE
- a CDS encoding glycosyltransferase family 4 protein; translation: MTGPMVSGDTSGTGGKGSVLLVSHSYGYGGDLMYYGEIFAALRALEPGLAVAVDRSVAFENPRGLDLRPLYRRRSIEMPSRSGYARAVHAASPTLAARVAAAAPEVLVAIEFTPISLLALFGSLSSRGTKRVLLVESDPSGRGGSASPAVLALKRRAVRLVDRIRTNNEGGARYLVDTLGADSAKIDVGPYLTSRPPGPAAEPALREGPLRLLFANSLTPRKNPQALIQALALLPSELRDRVQLTCVGDGPERGVLEVAVRENGLAGCVTFAGHSRYGELGRYYSEADALVNPTQLDYRSLSSFEGLGYGLALLVSDKDGAANETVIKGETGYTFSPDDPQELANRIAGLASDPEGTLALRRNALALYDARFSVERAAANIAATIAQARGA